The Microcystis aeruginosa NIES-843 sequence TATTTCTTTCGGCAGTAAAATTAATTGAAATAATCGGGGAAGCAGTCAAAAATATTCCTGATGAAGTGAGAGTTAATTATCCCAATATTCCTTGGAAAAACATCGCAGGTATGCGGGATAAATTAGTTCATGACATGAATATTGGGCAATTGATGAAAAAGTCGTCTGGAAAGTGATTCAAAACAATCTCCCCCAGCTAAAGAGAATCATTATCAGTATCATTGAGAAATTACAATAAATTTTCCTTCCTCCTTTAAAAACCCACCTCCCCACTTCCCACTTCCCCATTCATAATTATTCCCACTTGCAAGAGTGCCTTTTTGAACCTTTCCCTAAAAAGGTCTTAATTTTAGGGAAATACAGTTAAAGGAATCCATTCGTAGGTGTTGACAATGCCTTGAAAATAATCATTAATAGTTTCTCTGGAATAGGGAACAACACCCTCTTCACCAAACCAACGTTCATAAATTGTCACCGCTTGTTGTTGGTCACTAACGATCCCTTCCATGAATTTTAATAGGGTATAATTCACTGTATCGCGCCATTTAGAATCATTTTCGGGTAAAGTACAGGCATAGGATTCGTAGGCGTAGGGATAGGAGGGAACTATGGCTAAATTATTGGGATTTTTAGCGCTTTTCCTTAAACCTTCCAGGGTAATGCCATCACTGGCAAAACCATCAATTTCTCCCGCTTCTAGTTTTTGTAAACCCTCGCCACGATTTTTAACTTTGACCAAAATAGCGGCGGGTTGTTGAGTTTTAATTACTGCTTCATTAGTAGTATTGGCAATTACTCCAATGCGTCTGCCTGCCAGGCTACCGATGTCATCGAGATTACTACCTTTGCGGGTGAGCAATTGAGTACCACCGGCAAAGTAACTAACAGAAAAATCCACTTCATTTTCTCTTTTCCAAGTAAAAGTAGTGGAGCCACATTCTATATCTATAACCCCTGTTTTCAACTTTTCAAAGCGATTTTGGGGAGTAATCTCAACAATTTTTAACTTAATTGGTTTTCCTAACTTCCGTTCGGTTTCCTTGCGAATTAACTCTAACATATCAAGGCTGTAACCCACCCACTTGCCCTGGGAGTTGACAAAACCAAAGGGAATAGCATCTTTACGAGCGCCCGCAGTAATTACCCCAGTTTTTTGAATGCGATCGAAGATTGCTCCCGCAAGGCTAGAATGGTTACTGGTGAGGGTTAAAGCTACTGTCATCGTCATGACGGCAAGTGTACGCTTCATTTTTTTTCCTAATCTGAAAGTGGCTCAAGTCTGGGACTGTTTCAGGAGACTGAGAGTTTCCCAGAGGAAGATTTTTCAGAGGAGATTGCTGGGGACAAAAAAAGAGGAGAGATGTTACTCTCTCCCCCTTTCAGTTTTTTCGACAGCATTTTAAATTGTTTTTTCAGTTGTCGCTGTCGGGCCGAACCACCCTTGCCTTTGTCGTTACGTCCCTGACGGCGGGGGGACTCCCATCGCTTAAGTCGCATAGTTTTTAATTCAAATTTGGTTAGTTATCTGTATTGTAACAGGGTTAGCGTCAGTTTGGGTTAAGGAAATGAACTGACGGGGTGTAGGGTGTGGGGTGTGGTGCGATTCGTTGGCTAGAAACTAGACAGTAAGACGTTTAGAGGATTAGCCGCTTGGTAAATGTAGTACCTTGATAACTTTATAACCCTACAGGTGCGGGTTAGTAATAACCTTAGTCCTGTCCTCTAGATGCCTAGAGTGACGGCATTTCCTGCTGCTTTAGACTTGGTACATCTGAGGTAGTGAGCGAGGAAAAAAAAGCGGTATCTGATAGCCTAAATCAGAAACCCGTTGAGCCAGAACCTATGGATAGCCCTGGGGCGAAGATACGAATTAACCATCGTCAACACCCACGAGCCAAAAGGCTGACAGGCTCGAAACAAAAGTTAACAGAGTTGGGGCTGATAGCTCATACCACTATCAGTAAGGCATTCCCGTTACTCTGTTGTGGACAGTATCATCCTAAGGGTTCAACCAATGGTTATAGGGAACGAAGTAACCCTGATTGACTCTGCCCGTTCGGGGCAGTAGGAAACCATCCGCAAGTCAATAGAGGGAGAGGATGTCCTTAAAAGCCAAGGCTTTGAGTAATATCAAAGATATGCTGACAAAGGACGGGTAACTAGGAAGTCTAAGCAACAATCAACGGTCATATACGCCCTAAAACCAACAATCTTGTCTGGTGGGGATACAGCCAAGAGGGTTGAATAGACAAGGAAATAATAATTCCCATTATTATTCTACTAATGACAGTAGCCTAGTTACTCAGGAGCCGGATACGGCGAAAGTCGTAAGTCCGGTTTTGAAGCAGGGGGTGGGAAGGCGACTTCCTGCTCTACTGTAACGGGTGTGGGGTTTTACCCATTTTCAGTAACCCATGCGGGCGTTGGGTTTCATGCTTCAACCCAACCTTGTATCTTGAGAAGTAGGCAACCCGTCCCAACCTAGGTAAAAAATACCGCTTTGTAGCTTGGGTGCCTATATTCTGAAAAAGGGCGTGGACATCCAGTTCAACCGAGGTGCTTGACACCGTTGGGTAGCCACCGGAGCCACGCCGTCATCCCGATGAGACAAGCTCGAACAATCGCTGGAGGATTAACCTCGTATTCGCAAGGACGAGTTACCAAAGGGACAAAATAACTTAACCCCAGCATAAACGATGACAGAAGAAAAAACATGGGTAGGGATCGATGTCAGTAAAGAGGTTCTAGATATCTACGTGTTGCCGCAAGGTCTGACCTTGCAACAACCCAACAGCGACGTTGGCGTTCAATCGCTGATTGAACAATTACATCCTCTCTCACCGAGTTTGGTGGTGGTGGAATCGACGGGTGGATTAGAGCGCGCACTCGTATCGGGCTTACAAGCCGCCACAATACCGGTAGCGATCGCCAACCCCCGCAAGGTCAAAGGGTTTGCGACGGCATTGGGGAAAGCAAAAACGGACAAATTGGACGCACAGGTAATCGCTCAATTCGCACGAGCCGTGCAACCCCAACCCCAACCCGTGGTTGCCCCCCAAGCCCAACAATTGAGCGACCTAGTACGACGACGACAGCAGTTGGTGGAGATGCAGGTGGCGGAGAAAAACCGCCTCAGTCGTGCGTCTGAGACGGTGCAACTAGATATCAAAGCCCATATTGAGGAAATCCAACAGCGTATTGAAAGCCTCAACGAGCAGATTCAGTCCCTCGCCCAACAGCAAGCCGATTGGCAACGCAAAAATGAAATCTTACAATCCGTTAAAGGGATCGGCAAAGTTTCATCTGCCCTATGTTTGGCGGAATTACCCGAGATGGGAACACTCTGGCGAAAAACAGATTGCCCGGCTGGTCGGGGTCGCTCCTATCAACCACGATAGTGGCCAGCACAAGGGTAAACGCATGATTTCGGGGGGACGCACCTCGGTTCGCTGTGGCTTGTACATGGCCACATTGGTAGCCATTCGTCATAACCCAGTGATTCGGAAGTTCTACGAACGGTTGTTGACCAATGGCAAGTTGAAAAAGGTGGCCTTAGTTGCCTGTATGAGGAAATTGCTGGTTATCCTCAATGCCATGATTCGTGATAATAAATGCTGGCAAGCACCCGCTTAGTCCAGTTTTCCGAACAATTTCATCGCTGACAAAACGGATGACTGGTGCCGTTACTTTGTCTTGCCTATTTGGGGTACAAAAGATTTTCTTTATTCCCCTTGACTTTTAAGACAATCGCTACATTCATCTTATATTTAATTCCACCCACCCACTTAACCAACCTTGTCCACCTAATTAGTATTTTCCTATGCTTAGTCAGCAACTTTGGCACAGCCATCAAGATCTAGTACAAGCTTGTCTAGAACACCCTTTTGTGCGAGGTATCGCCACAGGAGAGCTTAAACGG is a genomic window containing:
- a CDS encoding HepT-like ribonuclease domain-containing protein; translated protein: MTQREFRDFLQDILEAICQREKMTQDLSFAEFPTKIEIFLSAVKLIEIIGEAVKNIPDEVRVNYPNIPWKNIAGMRDKLVHDMNIGQLMKKSSGK
- a CDS encoding amino acid ABC transporter substrate-binding protein; this translates as MKRTLAVMTMTVALTLTSNHSSLAGAIFDRIQKTGVITAGARKDAIPFGFVNSQGKWVGYSLDMLELIRKETERKLGKPIKLKIVEITPQNRFEKLKTGVIDIECGSTTFTWKRENEVDFSVSYFAGGTQLLTRKGSNLDDIGSLAGRRIGVIANTTNEAVIKTQQPAAILVKVKNRGEGLQKLEAGEIDGFASDGITLEGLRKSAKNPNNLAIVPSYPYAYESYACTLPENDSKWRDTVNYTLLKFMEGIVSDQQQAVTIYERWFGEEGVVPYSRETINDYFQGIVNTYEWIPLTVFP